The genomic interval ttgcgtacaggagttgggacattatgttgcagttgtacaagttattggtgagaccacatttggcgtactgtgtatagttttggccctgctataggaaagacgtaaaatttatgaggatgctgtcaggactagagggcctgagttatagggagaggttggccaggctaggtctttatttcttggaacgcaggagaatgaagggcaaccgtatagaaatgtttaaaattatgagagacgtagataaaGTGGAcaataacagtctttttccccagggtaggggggggtctaaaactagggggcataggtttagggtgagaggggagagatctcaaagggacctgaggggcaacattcacgtagagggtggtgagtatatggaatgagctgccagaggaagtgggtgaggcaggtacaacagtgtcatttaagaagcacttggataggtacttggaggggcggggcttggagggatatgggctgaacgcagggaaTTGGGTCTAGCtgggtgggccgaaaggcctgtatctgtactgtattgcCCTATGAATCTATCACTCTGTTTAAAGTGTATCGGGGATCTGCTTGTTTGTTTTTAGATGCCAACTCACCAGATATCAGCATATTGATATTCCTCCCATCATATTTTTGCTCACGTTCTGATCACCTGACAGTTCCTTTGACAAAGGAGGAAATTAATCACCTACCTGTATTACTGATTACAGTGGTGTCACCACCAGAACCATTAACTTACTGCCACAAGCTCTCCTggtatttttttgtgtgtgtgtgtgtgtgtgtgtgtgcgtgcatgctaGAAGAAATAGTTTCTCCATTAAAGCATCTTGTTAATTTCTTTAAGAGAAAAATCACTAGATTCTTCAGCCTGTCCACACAAttgaccacccacccccccccccttccaggtTCTTGGTAGGGGGCCCCGAGTTCTATAAAATGCTCCTGCTGCAACCTAACCAGAGATTCATACAATCATGTGATTTAATAAAATTTCTACatggccaatttatttttaaagagttgGTGCCTTTCCTTGATTCTGTATTCTTTGTTCTATTTGACAACACCCAAGACTTGATGTTTCTAGTGCTGTTAACATCTGCCTGTTGTAGCCACTTTGTTCATTTCTTTTAGAAGCTGTTTGTGGAAATACATGCAGAGGGGGTTATTGCAGCTGCAGTACAGAATGGAGAAAGGCAGGAGGGCACTCCGCACATCTTCAGCTCTCTCAAGCATCCTGTTAGCCCTAGTTAAACCTTCTCCCTAGTGTTGGAAGCAAGTCCCCTAACACAATGATTCCATATCAATTACCTTGCTACTCCAGATATtgtcattagtcacatgtacatagtgaaatgcatcttttgcatagagtgttctggggacagcctgcatgtGTTGCCACAcagatgcagggagaacatacaaactccttacagacagtggctggaattgaacccagatcactgactGGTTATTGACCACATGGTGCTTGTGTGTGAACTTGTGCAGCAAGTGCAAAATTGCCATAACTTTTTAGTGTTCACGCTCTCAATCACTTTAATGCACcatcattttgctttttaaaatgcatctttttattgCTAGGAATAAAATAACAAATACAGAGGTTCTGACGctgaattaattttaaagatCATTCTACTAGGGCTGAGCAGGGCTGAACTGAAACACAGGGAAACTTACATGAAGTGcatgggagaaaaaaagagagagagagatacattCAAGTTGTTTTAGACTACATCAGCTGAGTGAGAAGAAAGCCAATGGCAGCCACACCTTCTTTTGCACCTCCTCTGTAGCTTGCAGACAGCCTGTCCTGAGTTTTATGGGTCTGCCTTACATCAAGACTGTACATCTTTGTTGATAAAAAGATGACTGGTTGTCCACCaatgttttaaaattctgatctttGATTTCACACACTTTCATGGTCTTGCCCCTTCCAGTTTTAATGCTGAGCTCACTCCTTTCTGGCTCCTTCCAGTTTTAATGCTGAGCTCACTCCTTTCTGGCTCCTTCCAGTTTTAATGCTGAGCTCACTCCTTTCTGGCTCCTGACTCACCCTTGGTTTTTAATGGTAGCTGTGACTTCATTTGCTAAAACTCTTAGCACATCTGCCTTGCCCTCCAAGCAGCTCCCTGAAGCCCAGCTCTTTGAGCTCCAGTCAATTCCTTAAGATCTCATGTTGCTTACTGTCAACTATTTGTTTGCACTTGGGAAACACTTCAGGCAGTCTTGCTCCTTTATTGCACCAAAGGAAGGCATCATGCACCTGCCTGGCCCCTTTTAACATGCAATCTCCCTCCTCTGGCTTCTATAGCCACTACAGGGAAGAGGGAGCTACTGCTGGAGTTACCCTGCCTGCAATTACAAAGCAGTGACTCAACTCATTGTTCCCAGAGAGTGTTCTCCAAGGCTCCTTGGaacatttatttctctctctcctctgcacAAACAGAGATTGGTCCCTCTTTTATTTTTAAGAGATTGTGGTGCCTGACAACGAACAAAGAAACTAAACAAAAACAATTCCTGTACATCAGTACTGCTATTATCCAACTACTTCCATCAAGTCTGCACCTCACCCAGTAACCAAAGTGGCTACTTCATAGTGAGTGGTAGACAGTTGCTCCAATAATAGTTGTGAAGTTTGTACTTCTCTTGCATGTGTCCCTTAAATCATAGCAAAGGAAGTGACTGGCCTGGAATACAGTATTGTGAATAGAGCAGTGATGAAATGAAGTAATTACTATCCAAGCTAGAAAACCAACAAGTTGAATTTCTCCCATACAAGAGGATTATTTTCACACAATACTAAGTAATTTGGGTGACCAAAAAGCTTTagccataattttttaaaaaatccaatcaaacattGACTGTTGTGAGAAAGATACCTGGAAGTGGGAAGGTTCCAGGCTACTAATTGAAATGGGTCAACTGAGAACCTGTTGAGCCCTGCCAAGCCTCTCAGAAGCAGAATGGTTTAAGCACAATGAGTATGGTTGCAATCCATTAACAGAAGGTGCAACAGCCTAGTAATATTGCAACAGTAGAATAATTAGATGTTTGCTGCTGGTGGATATTTTCTGCCTCAAAGTGGTTCATTGGCGAGCTGACCCCTTGGCAGGCTGCATGGCATCCAGTGCTGCTCCAATGTCACATTGCTTGGCCTGCAGGAGTCGGGTCAACCAGCCTTCATCATCGTGAAACCCCATGGACAGCATCTGAGACAGGGCTTCTATCAGCCGGGGCTCTGCATCTGAAAGAGAATGCACACATCTCAAATAACTTAGCCTAAAAGTGGAAAGTGATACTTCAGTAAAGGGTAATAAGAGGGGAGGTATAGATTCAGATGAGTTTAGAATTCAGATTAGTTTAGAATCAGatgcaaggtgcaatgaaattccttgctggcaAAAAGCTCAGTAAATTGCATACAtggcaataaatacagtgacaagtgcTAGACAATGGAATtgtgcaaagtacagtagtgcaaacagaaatgctgaagtgacaaaaaTAGATGTAGAATGAAGGGGTTGAGAATgtagcagcaccactgggaaggggtcAAAGAGGtgaatggttcagaaatctgatagcagtgggaaagaagctgttcttgagctgaTAGGAGGGTTGGGAGGAGCCTTGTGGGAGCATACATTCCAGTAAAGACCACTTGGAGTAAATGGCTTCTTACTTATGGTACAAAGCTCAACAATAGGCTAGGTGTTAGCCAGCCACATGGGATACACTTGGTCAATGGAATCTCAAAGATTGTTATGTAGGGTGAATACATTTGAAGCACTCCAAACTAGTCAGATACACAACTACACAGCTCAGCTTGAAAGCCACACTTACCCTGTGGAAGGTGAGGATACACAGCTGCCTCCCTCAGACCAGTGGGTCCCTGCTCATAGGACTCAGGTCCTCGTTGCAGGTTTGATGACTGTTCTTCCTCAAGGTCATGCAGATTAAGTTGTTGCATTGACTGCAGCTCTCCAGTGGATGGATCAACCCCTTTTGGTGAAAGATGAGTCCATTCCTCTTCACTGTTGCTGTCAACACTGGAAGTCTGTCAGGAAGTAGAAGAGGTTCAACTAATTTTTATAAACAAGTAAATCTGGGAAGATCATGGACATTTTGCAAATTAACTCAGATTCATTAGctcctgcattttaaaaataacactaAGAGTAGCAATAACCCTCAAGCTTACTCCACCATTTTATTAGACAACTGCTGACCATGATAGGTACTTTAAGATTCACTGCAGGAAACAAAGCAAATTGGCTGCTCAAACACTGAAGCAATTCCCTTTACCTTGGACTCCCCGTCTATTGGAGTAAAAGCCACCAAAGAGTTTGGATTTGGGACAGACTGTTCCACATCCATTAGAACCGCTTCACTCTGCTCCAGGCTGGAGGTTCCTCTCGGCTTGTTCTGGTTGGCAGTCAGTAGATCAGAGTGTGCACTGCTGCCTGCAGACTCTGGCTGGCTGTTTATGGAGCACTCAGCAGCTTTGAACCGCTGGCCCCCGTGTTCCACATCAATGTCGACATCAATACCTGTAACCCAAAACAAGAACAGGTTTGGTTTCCACATTACAAATTAGACAGATGCTGTAGGTGGTGTTAAAATATTCACAATGAAACCAAAAGGCAGCAACCATCAGAAATGACCAGCacacaaaaggagctggaggaactcaggagcatctgtggagggaaatggacccttAATCAGGAttgaaaagaaagaggggaagatagccagtataaaaacagaaaaattgttCCCTAACCCTGTACCACCCAttcctacctcctacccaaggTTCACGAGCTAAACTGCCCCAGtactgcctgctcctgccccaccgAATCTCATGTCTCTATAAGGAATGACCAATCAGGTTGCCACGCTAGCCAAAAGATAGAGGGGTGAACTGATTAGTGGTCTTTGTATACAGGGTGGACAGAAGAGAAGGGCAGGAGAAATAGGGAGCCATCAACACAAGACCATCACCAGCAGATTTAATAGGGAACACAGAACTCACTACCACAGGGAACAGCTGGATAAACAAAGAAGAAAGTGCTAGTTGCTTTTTCTCCTTGCATCAAAAGGCATGCATttggcagctcactgccacctctTCCACACAAGTAGGTGTGGGCCTGGTTAGCAAAACCCATCCCATAATAGAACTTAACTTTTTAGTTTAGCCCTTGCAAATCATGAGGCAGAGAGTGATGTTGGAAAAGGACAGGAAATGTGACTGCTCTAGCTGACATTTTTACTTCAAGCATTGTTCTGGGGCTTAGGGGTCACACTGGTGACCGTCTTGGATGCTCAGTCCTCCTCCCCCTTTGCCATTTGATCAGAGTGCCTTTGGGCAGAGTAGGAGTTAGGGCTATTGGCAGGTGACAACAGGTGCAGAAACTTTCAAACTTACCCAGGGGGCTCAACATTGCAGCCACATTTCGGCCCACACTCTGCAAGTAGCTCACGTTCTTATCCTGGCTCTGGCTGTGGCTCTCAGAAGCTGCAGATTATACATAGAGGAGACAGAACACATACAGGAGACATTCCTCATACAGTCTGCTACAATTTCTCCTactattccattttattttcttacaCAAGTAGTGTGAATTTATAAAAACTCCTGTTTAATATTCTGTTACACTGTTGATTAATCAGTTTACAGCAGGTTGGAAAGTGTTTGGTTCTAGAGCCCAAGGACATACGCTCCTCATTTGGGGAAATGAGGTATCCAGGGATAATTAGATGCTGGGATCAGGGTGAGGGAGCAAAGTTGGGGCTGAATGCAAGAAGGTGCATCTAACAAGACCTGCCTGAGTCAGGCAGTCCGACAACTCCCAAGTGGTatgaaggcctgcttctgtgcaagTAAATGACAAACAGCAGAATGCAGTGACTGCAGTGAGGGAATTGCtggattgatccctgggatggtgGAATTGTGCTATGGGATGAGAACATGGCAGACCAGGTCTGTACTCTCAAGTTTAGCAGAATGGCTgagaggagtttgaggagatttggtatgtcaaagacttgcaaatttctacagatgtacagtggaaagtgttctgactggttgcatcacagcctggtatggaggctccaatgcacaggatcaaaagaggctgcagagtgtcatagattcagccagctccatcatgggcataaccctccccaccactgaggacatcaagaggtggcacccatcattaaggaccctcaccacctgggacatgccctctatacacattactaccattggggtggtggtacaggagcctgaagacccaaactcaacaattcaggaacagtccatgaacactacctcattattcctcttttgtactatttttgtaacttatagtaatttttatgtcttgcactgtactgctgataagaacacaagaaataagaggaggaggccatctggcctgtcgagcctgctccaccattcaataagatcatggctgatctggctgtggactcagctccacctcccccttccttcccccccccccaacccttaattcccctactaaaGTGCAAAAATCTAATTGTATCTTAAATCCAGGCAGAgcattctacagattcactactctctggggaaaagcagtttctccttaacTCCATCCCAAATCTAttttccccaaatcttgaggcaaCGTCCCCAGGTGCTAGTCTTACCTACtgtgacaacaaatttcacgacatatgttagtgataataaacctgattctgacttcaCTGAAACAGTGCTGAAGGACTTGAAGAGTAGATGcagtgatgtttcctctggcctGGGTATCAAGAACCAGGAACACAGTCTCAAAACAagtggtcagccattcaggactgagatgaagagaaatttcatccagagagtggcaaACCTTGAATTTTCTGCCCAAGAGACTGTGGGGGCTCAGATGCAGAGTCCATCCAAggcagggatttttttttggatattaagggatatagTGTTAATGCAGGAAAAGTAGCACCAAGGGTCAactataatcttactgaatgttggagcaggcagaTACAGAAATGGTGGTGCTGGCACTAAAGTGGGCGTGCTTTTGTTCTCATtgttttgtaaaaattgtttatgtcttatcaatgctgcttatctgatgctgtgtgcctgtgatgctgcaagcaagtttttcactgcacccatGGACTTGTGAAAACAAATTCGACTGACTTTGaagacaagagaccgcagatgctggaatctagaacaaagacAGAACActggaactcagtaggtcaagcagcatctgtggaggtaaaagatgCAAGTTgtcgtttctggttgagaccctgcatcaggactgcagggggtggggaagattgccagtgtatagcagtacagggggagggggaaaatagaggctggtaggtgataggtggaacctaaTGGGGAGGGAAATGATGAACTGGCTCCACCCTACCTACCAGCCTGTCCTACCCCCACCATTCCCTCCCTTCTGGTTCCACCCACCAGCCTTCATCCCATCCCCCTACCTACTGGCAACttttcctcttccccacccccacaagtcctgatgcagggtctcaacccaaaacatcaactccagatgctgcttgacccaccaagttcttCCAATGTTCAGTTTTTGTACTCAATGGTTGGTacggatatgatgggccaaagggcctgtttctgtgctgtacaactgtataaGCCTCACCATGTTAAGTGTTTCCTGCTGCTGTCAGTCACCTGAAATCACTGCCTTTTGGCCAGTGAACCTCCAGTCATGAGCAGTAGGTTATATTCACTCACTCTTGCAAAACTCCAAGTACAAGTGATGAACAACTGTCCTCACCACCTTCGTACAATTCTCAGGTCTTGAAACAACCACAGGACCTCAGCCTGGGACTATTCTGCATAATGTTCTAGTTTAAAAGTCAGTGGCCTTCCCTTGCTACAGCAGGTGCCCAGTGTAGGAAGGGGTTGTTTTCTCATCATTAACTAACATACCTTGCTCAGCTGGGGTTGGCTCAGTTGCTGGTGACTGCTGTCTACCAGGGCACGATGCAGCCTGAGCGCAGGAATCTTGTTGTACCATAGCCCAGCGACATGGACCTGCATTCCTCTTCTTATGGAACCACATTCCTCTGGGAATCCGCTACCCACAGCAAGAGAAAGATGTGGATTGTTAAAATAAATACAACTTGTGCAAAGTCAAAAGGGAAATCATTAACTACAATGACACAGTTAGACCAATTGTTTTAAGATGGCATTTATTGATTATGATACACCCATAATTAAACAGCAACACAACACACTATGTGCAGTGGGTTAAGCAAggctgggtcaaaggtagggTCTTGAATTCAGGATTGGCAGCAGTTTTTGTGCTGAACTGTTGGTAactgagagggcagagatttaaaataactAGCAAGAACAAATcaaaaggaagaggaagagaaatttTATTATAGTGAAACTCAAATGATCATCTGCAATATGTGGCTAAAAACAGTGGAAGCAGCTTAAATGGAGGTGATTTGGAGAAACATTTGCATTGAAatttttcaggagtctggtaaTGAAGAATGTGAGGGTGTGGGAGAAAGACTCAGCCCTGGAATATGAAGTTGACACCTGCGCATTAATCTAGCTCTGCTTTCTGCATAGAGATTTATCCAGCATACTGCATAACCAGAAGATCCAAACCAGAGTTACTCACCAACAGTTCTGGTTTGTAATTAGTCAGTGACCGGTATACTCAAGTTACACTGGTgagagtcaatgccagctcccacTCAAGTGGTAAGTTACCAGGGTGGTAACACTGCATCTCCCAGCCAAACACTCATCTAACCAGGCATTCCTAAAGTAGTACAAGGCTATTACTACTGCCTTAGGTCCCCAACACAGCACAGGTGGCCCACTGTGTCTGGGAAAattctttcaaagaactggcacaATCTCTGCA from Pristis pectinata isolate sPriPec2 chromosome 4, sPriPec2.1.pri, whole genome shotgun sequence carries:
- the sqstm1 gene encoding sequestosome-1 isoform X1 gives rise to the protein MAFNVKVYLLAKDESSREIRRFTVDHSVSTSFAHLYKKVGSVFQSLRSDNFQMYYKDEEGDMIAFSTDDELSMALSYLQDGTFRVYIKEKKEYKHGQDKAAGMLHPNIICDACNGPVIGPRYKCSMCPDYDLCGSCKGKGFHKEHEMILLQTPQFFHPFERIPRGMWFHKKRNAGPCRWAMVQQDSCAQAASCPGRQQSPATEPTPAEQASESHSQSQDKNVSYLQSVGRNVAAMLSPLGIDVDIDVEHGGQRFKAAECSINSQPESAGSSAHSDLLTANQNKPRGTSSLEQSEAVLMDVEQSVPNPNSLVAFTPIDGESKTSSVDSNSEEEWTHLSPKGVDPSTGELQSMQQLNLHDLEEEQSSNLQRGPESYEQGPTGLREAAVYPHLPQDAEPRLIEALSQMLSMGFHDDEGWLTRLLQAKQCDIGAALDAMQPAKGSARQ